A window of Deltaproteobacteria bacterium genomic DNA:
AGTGAGCGAGGACGAACTGGACGGAGGATACTCGGCCAGTGCGCTTGGTTTCGGCATCCACACGCAGGGCGACACCCTGGACGAACTCCGCCGTAATGTCAGGGAAGCGGTGGACTGCTACTTCGATGACCAAACTACTCGGCCGCGCCTTATTCGGTTGCACTACGTGAGGGACGAGGTGTTGGTGGCGTGAAGTTGCCGCGCGACGTAAGCGGCGCCGTCCTCCTGGCCGCGCTTCGTCGGATGGGTTACGAGAAGGTGCGGCAGCGGGGCTCGCACGTGCGAGTCACGACACAGAGGGGCGGCGAACACCACGAGGTCATCCCGTTGCACGAACCCATCAAGGCGAAGACCCTGTTGAGCATTCTGAAGAGCATCGCCCGGCATCACGGCATCGGCGTCGAGGAACTATTGCGGGAGCTCGACTTGCGATAGCCGTGGCTGTCCGGTCAGGCTCTGATACATGCCACGTTGTGCCCCCTCCTCTTCTCCACCAAGGGAACGGCTTGCGCCGTGCATTCCGCGATGCGTAGCGGGCAGCGGGATGCGAACCGACAGCCCGGGCCGGGGTTCAACGGCACGGCGGGCTCGCCTTCGAGGGGGCGCAGTTGGCCCGGGTGGCCGATGCGCGGACGCGTTTCGAGGAGCGCCTTGGTATAGGGGTGCA
This region includes:
- a CDS encoding type II toxin-antitoxin system HicA family toxin, producing the protein MKLPRDVSGAVLLAALRRMGYEKVRQRGSHVRVTTQRGGEHHEVIPLHEPIKAKTLLSILKSIARHHGIGVEELLRELDLR
- a CDS encoding type II toxin-antitoxin system HicB family antitoxin, giving the protein MSGTEIIFEVSEDELDGGYSASALGFGIHTQGDTLDELRRNVREAVDCYFDDQTTRPRLIRLHYVRDEVLVA